The Humulus lupulus chromosome 3, drHumLupu1.1, whole genome shotgun sequence genome window below encodes:
- the LOC133823413 gene encoding uncharacterized protein LOC133823413, whose translation MATPSMLSSFKYGDSLRVVGISICTAVVCEAISWILIYRTNSYKSLRSSIDKASKKLETMKTDTANKITKKSKTKKIDRVETSLKESSRDLSLFKFKSGAVVALVLFVVFGLLNSLFEGKVVAKLPFKPFGLVMKMSHRGLQGDDPTDCSMAFLYFLCSISIRTNLQKFLGFAPPRGAGAGLFPMPDPKAS comes from the coding sequence ATGGCGACGCCCTCAATGCTCTCGTCGTTTAAGTACGGAGATAGCCTGAGGGTGGTGGGCATCTCAATATGCACAGCCGTAGTCTGTGAAGCCATCTCCTGGATCCTAATTTACCGAACCAACTCCTACAAGTCCCTCCGATCCTCCATTGACAAGGCCTCGAAGAAGCTTGAGACCATGAAGACTGACACTGCCAACAAGATCACCAAAAAGTCTAAGACGAAGAAGATTGATCGGGTTGAGACCAGTCTCAAGGAATCGAGCCGCGATCTCTCGCTTTTTAAGTTCAAGTCCGGCGCCGTCGTTGCCCTCGTCCTCTTTGTCGTTTTCGGCTTGCTCAATTCGCTCTTCGAAGGTAAGGTCGTTGCCAAATTACCCTTTAAACCCTTTGGACTTGTGATGAAGATGAGCCATAGAGGTCTCCAAGGGGACGATCCCACCGATTGTTCCATGGCATTTTTGTACTTTCTTTGCTCTATTAGTATTCGAACCAATTTGCAGAAGTTCTTAGGGTTCGCGCCGCCGAGAGGCGCTGGTGCTGGGTTGTTCCCCATGCCCGATCCGAAGGCCAGTTGA